The sequence below is a genomic window from Campylobacter ornithocola.
CTCGCCTGTACTTTCATATTTCATGGCAATATTAGTTTTCATTTCAGCTTCTAAACGCTCTGCGATTTTATTTGAGGTTACATGTTTACCTTCGGTACCTGCCAAAGGACCATCATTTACTGAAAATACTATACTTAAAGTTGGCTCTTCTATATGTAAAGGATCAAGTGGCATAGGATTATTTGGATCTACCACGCTATCTCCTACATCTAAAGCCTCAAAACCAGCAATCGCTACAATATCACCTGTTCCTGCTTCTTCAATGTCCATTTTTTCTAAACCCATAAAGCCAATTAATTTAGAAATCCTACCATTAATCTTGGAACCATCTGCCTTAGCAAGCATCACATTTTGGTTTTTCTTTACTTTGCCATTAAAAATTCTTGCAATTCCTATTTTGCCAACGAAATTATCATAACCTAGAGTAAAAACTTGAAGTTGTAAAGGATTTTCATCACTACCACTTGGTGCAGGCACACGCTCAAGTATAGTCTTAAATAATGGCTCCATATTAGTGCTTTCATCTTCAAGTGCAAGTTTTGCATAGCCATTTTTAGCAGCCGCATATACTACTGCAAAATCAAGTTGCTCATCATTTGCTTCTAAAGCCACAAAAAGATCAAAAATTTCATTGATTACTCTTTCAGCATCTGCAGCTGGTTTATCAATTTTATTAATAACAACAATAGGTTTAAGACCCAAAGATAAAGCTTTTTTTACCACAAATTTAGTTTGAGGCATAACCCCTTCTTGTGCATCAACTAAAAGCAAAACTCCATCAACCATCTTCAATACACGCTCAACTTCACCGCCAAAATCAGCATGGCCTGGAGTATCTATAATGTTTATTTTTGTACCTTTATAATTAATAGCAGTATTTTTAGAAAGTATAGTAATACCTCTTTCTTTTTCTATATCATTACTATCCATTACACGTTCTGCTATTTGCTCACGTTCACTAAAGGTTCCTGATTGTTTTAAAAGCTCATCTACCATAGTTGTTTTACCATGGTCAACGTGAGCTATAACAGCTATATTTCTAATATTGTCCAAGTTTTTCTC
It includes:
- the typA gene encoding translational GTPase TypA; amino-acid sequence: MDNIRNIAVIAHVDHGKTTMVDELLKQSGTFSEREQIAERVMDSNDIEKERGITILSKNTAINYKGTKINIIDTPGHADFGGEVERVLKMVDGVLLLVDAQEGVMPQTKFVVKKALSLGLKPIVVINKIDKPAADAERVINEIFDLFVALEANDEQLDFAVVYAAAKNGYAKLALEDESTNMEPLFKTILERVPAPSGSDENPLQLQVFTLGYDNFVGKIGIARIFNGKVKKNQNVMLAKADGSKINGRISKLIGFMGLEKMDIEEAGTGDIVAIAGFEALDVGDSVVDPNNPMPLDPLHIEEPTLSIVFSVNDGPLAGTEGKHVTSNKIAERLEAEMKTNIAMKYESTGEGKFKVSGRGELQITILAENMRREGFEFCMGRPEVIVKVEDGVKTEPFEHLVIDVPDDFTGVVIEKLGKRKAEMKTMTPTGDGQTRLEFEIPARGLIGFRSQFLTDTKGEGVMNHSFLEFRPFSGAVEKRNNGALISMENGVALGYSLFNLQDRGVLFIDPQTKVYTGMIIGEHSRPNDLDVNPIKGKNLTNVRASGSDDAIKLVPPRKLSLERALEWIEEDELVEVTPQNIRVRKRYLDPTQRKRMEKAKS